From Ramlibacter tataouinensis, the proteins below share one genomic window:
- a CDS encoding phosphotransferase family protein: MADARELSTIQAPLTRGTLADYLREAQARGVVPAGFQVDGIEPLTGGRTGAQVLAIQPGYVLKVLPRNNWRVTAMQAPDAGEGPLWLSGATRELPARVACPTIEVAIHADKDEWWMLMRDVSHGIRPRGAFTLGDERVFLAGLARLHAHFWDGRHGLDSLPIAPVRGTTAAIAEPVAVAAGRAEASADWVRRCVEDFTPLMALLPTFLEMLDPAEADFFLRLVSDRSWHKGLDDATPTLNHGDLRRANISLTGETVTLFDWELASRAPAACDLQWHWFLHFWAYPPDGNPPEARAPLREFYLAELEAVLGPIDRAEFDRTWDLGWLRTMAMIGFCLADTPDPAGPEARRRAKAAIALARAILGA, translated from the coding sequence ATGGCTGACGCGCGCGAACTGTCGACGATTCAAGCGCCGCTGACCCGCGGCACGCTGGCGGACTACCTGCGCGAGGCGCAGGCGCGAGGGGTTGTTCCTGCCGGATTCCAGGTCGACGGCATCGAGCCCCTGACCGGCGGACGAACCGGTGCGCAGGTCCTCGCGATCCAGCCAGGCTACGTGCTGAAAGTCTTGCCGCGCAACAACTGGCGTGTGACGGCGATGCAAGCGCCCGATGCCGGGGAGGGGCCCTTGTGGCTGAGCGGCGCCACGCGCGAGCTGCCTGCGCGGGTGGCGTGCCCGACGATCGAGGTGGCGATCCACGCCGACAAGGACGAATGGTGGATGCTGATGCGCGACGTGTCGCATGGCATCCGGCCCCGCGGGGCCTTCACGCTGGGCGACGAGCGGGTGTTCTTGGCGGGACTCGCACGATTGCATGCGCACTTCTGGGACGGTCGCCATGGCCTCGACAGCCTGCCGATCGCCCCGGTCCGCGGCACCACCGCCGCCATCGCAGAGCCCGTCGCGGTTGCTGCCGGGCGTGCGGAGGCGTCGGCGGACTGGGTGCGCCGGTGCGTCGAGGACTTCACGCCTCTCATGGCGCTGTTGCCCACGTTCCTCGAAATGCTCGATCCCGCCGAGGCCGACTTCTTCCTCCGGCTCGTTTCCGACCGCTCATGGCACAAGGGCCTGGACGACGCCACGCCGACGCTCAACCACGGCGACCTGCGCCGCGCGAACATCTCCTTGACGGGCGAGACCGTCACCCTGTTCGACTGGGAACTCGCGTCGCGCGCGCCTGCCGCATGCGATCTGCAGTGGCATTGGTTCTTGCACTTCTGGGCCTATCCGCCCGACGGCAATCCACCCGAAGCCCGTGCGCCGCTGCGCGAGTTCTACCTGGCCGAGCTCGAAGCCGTGCTGGGGCCGATCGACCGCGCGGAGTTCGACCGGACCTGGGACCTGGGGTGGCTGCGGACCATGGCCATGATCGGCTTCTGCCTGGCGGATACCCCGGATCCAGCCGGGCCGGAGGCGCGCCGTCGCGCCAAGGCTGCCATCGCGCTGGCCCGTGCGATCCTGGGGGCGTGA
- a CDS encoding VOC family protein: MTVKRMDNVGIVVEDIDAAIEFFTELGLELEGRAPIEGDWADGVTGLHGMRVEIAMMRTPDGHNRLEMSRFLAPPVVADHRSAPVNALGYLRVMFTVEDIDDTLARLGKRGAKLVGEVVQYEDMYRLCYIRGPEGLLIGLAQQLGQQTSRENPMSQRQS; this comes from the coding sequence ATGACGGTCAAACGTATGGACAACGTCGGCATCGTGGTGGAAGACATTGATGCTGCCATTGAGTTCTTCACCGAACTTGGTCTCGAGCTCGAGGGGCGCGCCCCAATCGAAGGAGACTGGGCAGATGGCGTTACTGGACTGCACGGCATGCGCGTCGAGATTGCCATGATGCGTACGCCGGACGGTCACAACCGGCTCGAGATGTCCCGTTTCCTCGCGCCGCCCGTGGTCGCCGATCACCGCAGCGCCCCAGTAAATGCTCTCGGCTACCTGCGCGTCATGTTTACCGTGGAGGACATCGACGATACGCTCGCCCGGCTCGGCAAACGCGGTGCAAAGCTCGTCGGCGAAGTGGTCCAGTATGAAGACATGTACCGGCTTTGCTACATCCGGGGGCCCGAAGGACTTCTCATCGGACTTGCTCAACAGCTTGGGCAGCAGACATCCCGAGAGAATCCCATGTCTCAGCGGCAATCCTAG
- a CDS encoding PaaI family thioesterase → MTSNDDVRALLEKQPKPVCAALMPFTIVELDADAGFVKVEFLPQPAFGNHFGNIQGGFAVAMLDAPISCAVFAKLRQWLPTVEIKASFVAPARIGKCIGEGRVIRAGRSVAFVEGKIWTEEGELAVHGTATVLVKPPHSQEPH, encoded by the coding sequence TTGACTTCAAACGACGATGTCCGTGCGTTGCTCGAAAAGCAGCCGAAGCCGGTGTGCGCGGCCTTGATGCCCTTCACCATCGTCGAACTGGACGCGGACGCCGGCTTCGTCAAGGTGGAGTTCCTGCCCCAGCCTGCGTTTGGCAATCACTTCGGCAACATCCAGGGCGGCTTCGCCGTCGCCATGCTCGATGCTCCCATTTCCTGCGCCGTGTTCGCCAAGCTGCGGCAGTGGCTGCCCACCGTGGAGATCAAGGCCAGCTTCGTGGCGCCGGCCCGGATCGGCAAATGCATCGGCGAAGGGCGGGTGATCCGCGCCGGTCGCAGCGTGGCGTTCGTCGAAGGCAAGATCTGGACGGAAGAGGGCGAACTCGCCGTCCATGGAACGGCGACCGTGCTGGTCAAGCCGCCGCACTCCCAGGAGCCTCATTGA
- a CDS encoding dihydrofolate reductase family protein codes for MKTQYYTATSLDGFIATEDDSLDWLFPLGDVNDTSYPSFIAEVGALAMGSSTYEWMLRHALTVKDQMGTAWPYAQPTWVFSNRTLPPVSGADLRFVRGDVRPVHEAMRAAAGAKNLWIVGGGDLAGQFFDAGLLDEIIVQIGSVTLGKGKPLFPRRLTSPPLRLMSTKQVGTGFAELRYEVFRGKAAG; via the coding sequence ATGAAGACCCAGTACTACACCGCGACGAGCCTCGACGGATTCATTGCGACCGAGGACGACTCCCTGGACTGGCTGTTCCCCTTGGGCGACGTGAATGACACGAGCTACCCGTCATTCATTGCCGAAGTGGGCGCGCTCGCCATGGGCTCAAGCACCTACGAGTGGATGCTCCGCCATGCGCTCACCGTCAAGGACCAGATGGGGACGGCCTGGCCCTACGCGCAGCCTACCTGGGTATTCTCCAATAGAACGCTGCCTCCCGTCTCCGGCGCCGACTTGAGGTTCGTGCGCGGCGACGTGCGGCCCGTTCACGAAGCCATGAGAGCGGCCGCCGGTGCGAAGAATCTCTGGATAGTTGGGGGAGGCGACCTGGCGGGACAGTTCTTCGACGCCGGTCTTCTGGATGAGATCATTGTCCAGATCGGGTCCGTGACTCTGGGAAAGGGCAAGCCGCTGTTCCCTCGGCGCCTGACGTCGCCACCACTGCGGCTCATGTCAACAAAGCAGGTGGGAACTGGCTTCGCAGAACTTCGATACGAAGTCTTCCGGGGCAAGGCCGCTGGCTAG
- a CDS encoding DUF924 family protein, with translation MNDIDSILTFWLEPKPTTASESEAAWKRWFFEASPELDRIITDRFGQLLEQARKRELDGWKSSPHGTLALILLIDQFSRNVYRGKAEAFGADVLGLELAREGYASGKFNGFDLTEHLFAAMPFRHAEDLAAQRMAVDLAQRHAIMAVTKQPALQKAYVDSVDWARRHYDVIARFGRFPHRNATLGRQTTPEEAEYLAYQGGWPMALVNTDLLRRPSAPGASHRSPLRSILTNMPRNRGKLDIGRCQDRAPPTHITAVRGDA, from the coding sequence ATGAACGACATCGACTCAATCCTCACATTCTGGCTCGAGCCCAAACCCACGACCGCCTCTGAGAGCGAAGCGGCCTGGAAAAGGTGGTTCTTCGAGGCGAGCCCCGAACTCGATCGCATCATCACTGATCGTTTTGGCCAACTCCTCGAGCAGGCGCGAAAGCGCGAACTCGATGGCTGGAAGTCCTCGCCGCACGGGACGCTGGCCCTGATCCTCTTGATCGATCAGTTCTCGCGCAACGTGTATCGAGGTAAGGCCGAAGCCTTCGGCGCAGATGTACTGGGCCTGGAGCTGGCTCGCGAGGGCTACGCGTCCGGGAAGTTCAACGGCTTCGATCTCACGGAACACTTGTTCGCGGCGATGCCATTTCGGCATGCGGAGGACTTGGCCGCACAGCGCATGGCGGTTGATCTCGCGCAGCGTCACGCGATCATGGCCGTAACGAAACAGCCGGCATTGCAGAAGGCCTATGTCGATAGCGTCGATTGGGCGCGCCGCCACTACGACGTGATTGCCCGTTTCGGGCGCTTCCCTCACCGCAACGCGACCTTGGGTCGCCAGACGACGCCCGAGGAAGCGGAATACCTCGCCTACCAAGGCGGTTGGCCAATGGCTCTAGTCAACACGGACCTCTTGCGGCGTCCGAGCGCTCCCGGCGCAAGTCACCGGTCACCCTTACGTTCGATCTTGACTAACATGCCACGGAACAGGGGCAAGCTGGACATCGGACGTTGCCAAGACCGAGCCCCTCCCACCCATATCACGGCCGTCCGCGGCGACGCCTGA
- a CDS encoding DUF938 domain-containing protein, which translates to MLKQRGEKTADGKWSIPAAERNKDPILGVLARVLPSRGLVLEVASGTGQHVMHFAAALPDLTWQPSDPDAELRESIALRIQEERRANVNGPIDLDVTKHPWPLQTANAVVAINMIHVAPWSATLALFEGAKVLLSTQDVLFLYGPYRRFGGHTSQSNAQFDLDLRAHNPEWGLRDLEAVSDVATGTGFILAETIQMPANNFSLVFRRREG; encoded by the coding sequence ATGCTTAAGCAACGAGGCGAAAAGACAGCCGACGGGAAATGGTCCATACCAGCGGCGGAACGCAACAAGGACCCAATCCTTGGCGTACTTGCGCGGGTTCTACCGAGCCGCGGCCTGGTCTTGGAGGTCGCCAGCGGCACCGGACAGCATGTCATGCATTTCGCCGCGGCGCTCCCAGACCTCACCTGGCAGCCGTCCGATCCGGACGCGGAACTTCGCGAGTCTATTGCCCTGCGCATTCAGGAGGAGCGCCGGGCCAACGTCAATGGGCCGATTGACCTTGATGTGACCAAGCACCCGTGGCCGTTGCAAACGGCGAATGCGGTGGTGGCGATCAACATGATTCACGTCGCTCCGTGGTCGGCGACGCTGGCCTTGTTCGAAGGCGCGAAGGTCTTGCTTTCGACGCAGGACGTTCTGTTCTTATACGGACCGTACCGTCGTTTCGGTGGCCACACCTCGCAGAGCAACGCGCAGTTCGATCTTGATCTTCGTGCGCACAATCCCGAGTGGGGCCTTCGTGACCTGGAAGCTGTGTCAGACGTGGCCACTGGCACGGGGTTCATTCTGGCCGAGACTATTCAGATGCCAGCCAACAACTTCAGTCTGGTATTCCGGCGACGTGAAGGCTGA
- a CDS encoding cupin domain-containing protein: protein MNAPQTLPLPTEPTVLAPDGSEVRVLLAASGGSMAHFTLPAGAVAKAVTHRTVDELWFVVSGAGEMWRRHGEQQDIVRLVPGLCLSIPQGTHFQFRAAADQSVSAVAVTMPPWPGESEAIFVDGVWTPTVG from the coding sequence ATGAACGCCCCCCAGACCTTGCCGCTGCCCACCGAGCCCACGGTGCTGGCGCCGGACGGATCCGAGGTGCGCGTGCTGCTGGCAGCGAGCGGCGGGAGCATGGCGCACTTCACGCTGCCGGCGGGCGCGGTGGCCAAGGCGGTGACCCACCGGACCGTGGATGAGTTGTGGTTCGTGGTCTCCGGCGCGGGCGAGATGTGGCGCCGGCATGGCGAGCAGCAGGACATCGTCCGGCTGGTTCCCGGCCTTTGCCTCTCGATCCCCCAGGGCACGCACTTCCAGTTCCGGGCGGCCGCCGATCAATCGGTGAGTGCCGTGGCGGTGACCATGCCGCCATGGCCCGGCGAGAGCGAGGCGATCTTCGTCGACGGCGTGTGGACGCCAACCGTGGGCTAG
- a CDS encoding multidrug effflux MFS transporter, with protein sequence MNPDADKLWRAPRWALAFLLAVLGMLGPFSIDTYIPAFAGIAKALDATPVQMQQTLSAYLFGFAFMNLFHGALSDSFGRRPVVLTGIAIFTLASMGCALSQSIGQLVFFRGLQGLSTGAGIVVSRAVIRDMFPPAQAQKVMSQVTIYFGVAPAVAPIIGGWLFVHLDWHSIFWFLTGVGVVLWVANYRLLPETLHDTQRQAFNVRNLMRGYWQLGANPRFLLLALASGVPFNGMFLYVLSAPAFLGEHLRLAPTQYFWFFILTISGIMGGAWASGRAAGRITPRRQIRHGFEIMTVVSLLNVAANFLFEPHAGWALAPIAIFSFGWAFMVPVITLLVLDMAPERRGLASSLQAVIGSTANGVVAGAIAPLVMHSTRALALTSIAFMGVGLVAWAVVQKRWPQTGRAISAAA encoded by the coding sequence ATGAATCCCGACGCCGACAAACTCTGGCGCGCTCCGCGCTGGGCCCTGGCCTTCCTGCTCGCCGTGCTCGGCATGCTGGGGCCCTTCTCCATCGACACCTACATCCCCGCCTTCGCAGGAATCGCCAAGGCGCTGGATGCCACGCCGGTGCAGATGCAGCAGACGCTTTCGGCTTACCTGTTCGGCTTCGCCTTCATGAATTTGTTTCATGGCGCCTTGTCGGACAGCTTCGGGCGCCGGCCGGTGGTGCTGACCGGCATCGCGATCTTCACGCTGGCATCGATGGGATGCGCGCTGTCGCAAAGCATCGGCCAGCTGGTGTTCTTCCGCGGCCTGCAGGGCCTTTCCACCGGCGCGGGCATCGTGGTGTCGCGCGCGGTGATCCGGGACATGTTCCCGCCGGCCCAGGCCCAGAAGGTCATGAGCCAGGTCACCATCTATTTCGGCGTCGCGCCCGCCGTTGCGCCCATCATCGGCGGCTGGCTGTTCGTGCACCTGGACTGGCACAGCATCTTCTGGTTCCTCACCGGCGTGGGCGTGGTGCTGTGGGTCGCCAACTACCGGCTGCTGCCCGAGACGCTGCACGACACCCAGCGCCAGGCCTTCAACGTGCGCAACCTGATGCGGGGCTACTGGCAGCTCGGCGCCAACCCGCGCTTCCTGCTGCTGGCACTGGCCAGCGGCGTGCCTTTCAACGGCATGTTCCTCTATGTGCTGAGCGCGCCGGCTTTCCTCGGCGAGCACCTGCGCCTGGCGCCCACCCAGTACTTCTGGTTCTTCATCCTCACCATCTCCGGCATCATGGGCGGCGCGTGGGCCAGCGGGCGCGCGGCCGGCCGGATCACGCCGCGCCGGCAGATCCGCCACGGCTTCGAGATCATGACGGTTGTGTCGCTGCTGAACGTGGCCGCGAATTTCCTGTTCGAGCCGCACGCCGGCTGGGCGCTCGCCCCGATCGCGATCTTCTCCTTCGGGTGGGCTTTCATGGTGCCCGTGATCACCTTGCTGGTGCTGGACATGGCCCCGGAACGCCGCGGCCTGGCCTCTTCGCTGCAGGCCGTGATCGGCTCGACCGCCAACGGCGTGGTGGCCGGGGCCATCGCGCCGCTGGTGATGCACTCCACCCGCGCGCTGGCGCTCACCTCCATCGCCTTCATGGGCGTGGGGCTGGTGGCCTGGGCGGTCGTGCAGAAGCGCTGGCCGCAGACCGGGCGGGCGATCTCGGCGGCTGCCTAG
- a CDS encoding GFA family protein encodes MLINGRCHCGNISFELTWEPEPKEIPARACGCSFCTKHGGVWTSCSTGRLKVAIGDPLLVSKYAFGTQTARFHVCARCGIVPVVTSRIDGRTYAVVNVNAFESVDASLLKHAPASFDGESEEARLARRKRNWIPAVEGIEGGD; translated from the coding sequence ATGCTGATCAATGGGCGCTGCCACTGCGGGAACATTTCTTTCGAGCTCACATGGGAACCCGAGCCGAAAGAGATCCCGGCGCGCGCCTGCGGCTGCTCGTTTTGCACCAAGCATGGCGGCGTGTGGACCTCCTGCAGCACCGGTCGTCTCAAGGTCGCCATCGGCGATCCGCTGCTGGTGTCGAAGTACGCCTTCGGCACCCAGACCGCGCGATTCCATGTCTGCGCCCGGTGCGGCATCGTGCCCGTCGTGACCAGCCGGATCGACGGCAGGACCTACGCGGTGGTCAACGTCAATGCCTTCGAGTCGGTGGATGCGTCGCTCCTGAAGCACGCACCTGCTTCCTTCGATGGCGAGAGCGAGGAGGCGCGCCTCGCGCGGCGCAAGCGGAACTGGATTCCCGCGGTTGAAGGCATCGAGGGCGGCGACTAG
- a CDS encoding dihydrofolate reductase family protein, producing MGLLTFSINVTLDGCVDHREGISDDETHAFFTRLMDESGAMLFGRVTYEMMESYWPAVARGDVEAQPAIREWAVKLGTKPKYVVSSTRKDFPWTNTHHIAGDLRTGVQKLKDSTPAGVLLGSGKLATELDRLDLIDEYMFLVHPRIAGHGPTLYQSGLPSTRRLDLVSVRPLRSGAVAIHYRRE from the coding sequence ATGGGACTTTTGACCTTCAGCATCAACGTCACCCTCGACGGTTGCGTCGACCACCGGGAGGGGATCTCCGACGACGAGACACACGCCTTCTTCACCCGCCTCATGGACGAAAGCGGGGCGATGCTGTTTGGCCGCGTTACCTACGAGATGATGGAGAGCTACTGGCCGGCGGTCGCCCGAGGCGACGTGGAGGCGCAGCCGGCGATCCGAGAGTGGGCGGTCAAGTTGGGGACTAAGCCGAAGTACGTGGTGTCGTCGACGCGAAAGGACTTTCCGTGGACCAATACCCACCACATCGCCGGTGACCTTCGCACGGGGGTGCAGAAGCTGAAGGACTCGACTCCGGCCGGTGTGCTCCTTGGTAGCGGCAAGCTCGCGACCGAGCTAGATCGGCTGGATCTGATCGACGAGTACATGTTCCTCGTCCACCCTAGGATTGCCGGCCACGGCCCGACCCTGTACCAGAGCGGGCTGCCCAGCACGCGACGGCTCGATCTGGTCTCCGTGAGGCCGCTCCGCAGCGGCGCGGTCGCCATTCACTACCGGCGCGAGTGA
- a CDS encoding GNAT family N-acetyltransferase — MTATTIEIHPLSPARLADFMAFFEGEAFSDNPRWSSCYCQCFYEDHSKITWASRTAAQNRECASHRIADGEMQGLLAYNEGQVVGWCNAAPRQLLHALDAEPLANPGRVGTILCFLVAPSARGRGVASALLEAACEHLKAQGLHVAEANPRPSAKDSAENHFGPLAMYLAAGFTVVRTDGDGSVWVGKELQPGPSRTEQ, encoded by the coding sequence ATGACTGCCACCACGATCGAAATCCACCCCCTGTCGCCGGCTCGACTTGCGGATTTCATGGCCTTCTTCGAGGGCGAAGCCTTCAGCGACAACCCGAGGTGGTCGTCTTGCTACTGCCAATGCTTTTACGAAGATCACTCGAAGATCACATGGGCCAGTCGAACAGCGGCGCAGAACCGCGAGTGCGCAAGCCACCGCATCGCCGATGGTGAAATGCAAGGCCTCCTCGCGTACAACGAGGGTCAGGTTGTCGGTTGGTGCAATGCAGCGCCGCGGCAGCTACTCCACGCGCTCGACGCCGAACCGCTCGCGAATCCGGGGCGGGTCGGCACGATTCTTTGCTTTCTCGTAGCGCCAAGCGCCCGGGGCCGCGGGGTCGCATCAGCTTTGCTCGAAGCGGCATGCGAGCATCTCAAAGCGCAAGGCCTCCACGTCGCTGAGGCGAATCCGCGTCCCAGCGCGAAAGACAGTGCCGAGAACCACTTCGGGCCTCTCGCGATGTACCTTGCAGCGGGATTCACCGTTGTTCGAACAGACGGTGACGGTAGTGTCTGGGTAGGCAAGGAACTGCAACCAGGCCCCTCGCGCACCGAGCAATGA
- a CDS encoding YdeI/OmpD-associated family protein — protein MKFTCKVIPSGNATAVEIPKAAVEALGAGARPPISVSINGHTWRTRIALMRGQCLVGISAANRAAAGIASGETVDVILELDDVPREVTEPPDLKEALDADPSLRAAFTRLAFGLKQKHIRSLVDAKTPETRQRRLAKLAKQLQQGTT, from the coding sequence ATGAAGTTCACGTGCAAAGTCATTCCGTCCGGCAATGCGACAGCCGTCGAGATTCCGAAAGCCGCCGTCGAGGCCCTGGGCGCCGGGGCCAGACCGCCGATCTCTGTCTCCATCAACGGGCATACGTGGCGAACCCGTATCGCCCTGATGCGAGGTCAATGCTTGGTCGGCATCAGTGCCGCCAACAGGGCGGCAGCCGGCATCGCCAGTGGGGAAACCGTCGACGTCATCCTTGAATTGGACGACGTTCCCAGAGAAGTGACGGAGCCCCCGGACTTGAAAGAAGCATTGGACGCCGATCCCTCTCTCCGCGCCGCGTTTACTCGCTTGGCGTTTGGCCTCAAGCAGAAACACATCCGGTCCTTGGTCGATGCCAAGACACCTGAAACACGCCAACGACGCCTTGCCAAGTTGGCCAAACAACTCCAACAAGGTACAACCTGA
- a CDS encoding GFA family protein: MSNVLKGGCLCGKVRFTASQAPLRTLACHCTFCQRMTGTSFYAESIFPLDAVSFNEEELRRYEHLSDGSKKKVFVHFCPSCGTTVGLTFERWPDIRAISRGCYDDPNAVEVTSHIWTRSAQTGVALPAGVDCFARARASLDGQAEEAVRYETPVMARQNSDA; the protein is encoded by the coding sequence ATGTCAAACGTACTGAAAGGCGGTTGCCTCTGCGGCAAGGTTAGGTTTACCGCGAGTCAGGCGCCGCTACGGACGCTTGCCTGTCACTGCACGTTCTGCCAACGCATGACGGGTACATCCTTCTACGCTGAGTCCATTTTTCCGCTCGACGCGGTGAGCTTCAATGAAGAGGAGCTTCGCCGGTACGAGCACCTGTCAGACGGCAGCAAGAAGAAGGTCTTTGTTCACTTTTGTCCATCGTGTGGAACGACAGTCGGGCTTACCTTCGAGCGCTGGCCGGACATTCGCGCCATCTCCCGCGGTTGCTATGACGACCCGAACGCAGTCGAAGTCACAAGCCACATTTGGACTCGCTCCGCTCAAACTGGTGTGGCCTTGCCAGCGGGAGTCGATTGCTTTGCCAGAGCGCGGGCGTCACTCGATGGCCAGGCAGAGGAAGCCGTAAGGTACGAAACGCCGGTCATGGCACGGCAGAACAGCGATGCGTAA